A portion of the Corynebacterium ammoniagenes DSM 20306 genome contains these proteins:
- a CDS encoding ABC transporter permease: MKTKPQPLHAIIIGVVMFLLTIGIWQYAAHAGWISDIAPTPINTFQRAVEILSDPFYQDGPASVGIFWHLLASLRRVLLGFLLAAVIALPVGFILGRSTTLRWAVDPVVQILRPVSPLAWLPLGLALLKDAENTAVFVILLSALWPILINTIDAVRSVNPTYINLADTIGTNWWSRIIYIWLPASLPGIITGLRLSLSTAWLVIVAAEMLIGGRGVGFFVWNAWNRLDIDAIVVAIFIIGIAGLVLDHLVGALQKVVRYD, from the coding sequence GTGAAAACTAAACCACAACCGCTTCACGCCATCATCATTGGCGTCGTGATGTTTCTGCTCACCATCGGCATTTGGCAATATGCTGCCCATGCTGGGTGGATTAGCGATATCGCGCCGACTCCAATCAATACCTTTCAGCGCGCGGTCGAGATTTTATCCGATCCCTTCTACCAAGATGGCCCCGCCAGCGTGGGCATCTTTTGGCATTTGCTCGCGAGTCTTCGACGCGTGCTTTTAGGTTTCCTGCTGGCCGCCGTTATCGCTTTGCCCGTCGGCTTTATCTTGGGCCGCAGCACCACGCTGCGCTGGGCTGTGGATCCAGTGGTGCAGATTCTGCGCCCGGTCTCCCCGCTGGCGTGGTTGCCGTTGGGGTTGGCGCTGTTGAAAGATGCAGAAAACACCGCAGTCTTTGTCATCTTGCTGTCCGCACTGTGGCCGATTCTCATCAACACCATTGACGCGGTCCGCAGCGTGAACCCGACCTATATCAACCTCGCGGACACCATCGGCACTAACTGGTGGTCGCGCATCATCTACATCTGGCTGCCGGCGTCCTTGCCCGGCATTATTACCGGACTTCGCTTGTCCTTATCTACCGCGTGGCTGGTCATCGTTGCCGCGGAGATGCTCATCGGTGGCCGCGGCGTGGGCTTTTTCGTGTGGAATGCATGGAACCGCCTAGATATTGACGCCATTGTCGTGGCCATTTTCATCATCGGTATCGCAGGCCTTGTCCTTGACCATCTCGTCGGCGCATTGCAGAAAGTAGTTCGCTATGACTAA
- a CDS encoding ABC transporter ATP-binding protein, with protein MTKTLNTTSTDASVELDSITKSYGSTTIIGDTSINIHDGEFVALLGPSGCGKSTILKMIAGLAEPSTGIVSTGHKQVQGPGPDRGMVFQDHALLPWMTARGNIDFGLRSARPGLSKSERAEITKTHLEQVGLSDAAERRPARLSGGMQQRVGIARAFAIDPPIMLLDEPFGALDALTRRELQLQLLNIWEASQRTVVMVTHDVDEAILLSDRVLVMSKSPESTIIADIDVDLPRPRHEASEDPAVEARTAELRREMLHLLEH; from the coding sequence ATGACTAAAACGCTCAATACCACCTCCACAGATGCCTCAGTCGAGCTTGATTCCATCACCAAGTCCTATGGTTCGACCACGATCATTGGTGATACCAGCATCAATATCCATGACGGTGAATTTGTCGCCCTGCTGGGTCCTTCTGGCTGCGGCAAGTCCACCATTTTGAAGATGATTGCGGGCTTGGCTGAACCGTCTACCGGAATCGTGAGCACTGGGCACAAGCAAGTCCAGGGGCCAGGGCCTGATCGCGGCATGGTTTTCCAGGATCACGCGTTGTTGCCGTGGATGACCGCGCGCGGCAATATTGATTTCGGGTTGCGCTCTGCTCGTCCTGGTTTGAGCAAGTCCGAGCGCGCGGAGATTACCAAGACCCACTTGGAGCAAGTAGGGCTTTCCGATGCCGCCGAACGCCGCCCCGCCCGCCTTTCCGGCGGCATGCAGCAGCGCGTGGGCATCGCGCGCGCCTTTGCCATCGACCCGCCGATCATGCTTCTCGATGAACCCTTCGGCGCCCTTGATGCCCTTACCCGCCGCGAGCTGCAACTGCAATTGCTCAATATCTGGGAAGCATCGCAGCGTACCGTCGTGATGGTCACCCACGACGTCGATGAAGCCATCTTGCTATCCGATCGCGTGCTCGTGATGTCTAAAAGCCCCGAGTCCACCATCATCGCCGACATCGACGTCGACCTGCCACGCCCGCGCCACGAGGCCAGCGAAGACCCGGCCGTAGAAGCTAGGACCGCGGAGCTGCGCAGAGAAATGCTGCACCTGCTCGAGCACTAG
- a CDS encoding arabinosyltransferase domain-containing protein, translating to MNDVYTAELPELSARPAPKGLRLAAIITGLIGFVLFLATPFLPVTQTQSSFDWPREDSLNSVTAPLISVSPEEIDATIPVAATDMLRDGQDLLYATVPPESEEASNRGMFVRAGEQGLSVISLDEVVLSLSEEQVQELSDDDEITIHSTEDATTVSVGEYSEKSTEDLRPQVVGVFTEIEDTPENLEQLSEAGLNVHVDINSRFTSSPTTIKLVAMIGGLIMMLAALVCIARLDRLDGKKISFMPATWKQIRPLDGVVSAVLVFWHIFGANTSDDGFILTMGRVKEHATYMANYYRWYGVPEAPFGTPYYDLVALLSNISATSVFMRIPTLIAAILTWFILSREILPRFGPMINDRRVAHWTAAFMFLAFWLPYNNGIRPEPIVAFGVIFTWASFERSIATSRMLPAAVGTIAATLTLTAGPTGLLAVGVFLVSLPALFSIFSRRKDSAGGWLPLIAPFLAVGTSVLALVFSDQTLATVLESTRVRSAVGPSLNWYDEYVRYTTLFEGSVDGSLTRRFAMFTMLFALALIIYAFIRDKKVLGTSKGPTQRLLVIMGLSMFFLMFTPTKWTHHFGIYAGIAGVIAALGAVVLSQIAMRSPRARTFAVASVVFLMAISLAGWNAWWYVSSFGVPWWDRSVQFKTIEASTVVMVIGLIIVAIGIVQALRHNYRKNHGIEQPQVSAKRWTSILSAPLAIACIAIVAFSCLSFAKAYISQSPSYSVGQGNLKAIGGNECQLADAALIETNTNESFLTPVTGDLGESLINPEEDNRGFDPNFIPEDIEPENLNSASVGAIGSTQTGSTSSDSEQATSGTDPSLGGQTEEQSNASSPQANAENVTDTSSGGIRGTDGVNGSTMHLPFNLDYTKVPVLGSYDTGQRGTSEVTTQWYNLPEAPGENTPVLSVAAAGDIYHHDVNDVEQEGMELTLEYGTLGEGDEVTNTGELELRDVGASPKWRNLRIALDEIPDDANVVRLVAVDDSTDEDSWLAFTPPRVPELTTLNSQFDSSMPGLLDWSTAFQFPCQRTFDHFAGVTEIPEYRILPDAPAQNSLTDFQSFSGGGAMATAEAVNYSYEIPSYLDGDWARDWGAIQKYELRTNSQGVTPDPADINYEEITRSGWWQNSEMKIRKEGEE from the coding sequence GTGAATGATGTCTACACCGCCGAACTTCCTGAGCTAAGCGCACGCCCAGCCCCCAAGGGGCTGCGGTTGGCCGCAATCATCACCGGCCTCATTGGCTTTGTGTTGTTCCTGGCCACGCCATTTTTGCCAGTCACGCAGACGCAGTCGTCGTTTGATTGGCCACGGGAAGATTCGCTGAATTCGGTTACAGCCCCGCTGATTTCCGTATCCCCGGAAGAAATTGATGCCACCATCCCCGTCGCAGCTACTGACATGCTGCGCGACGGCCAGGATTTGCTGTATGCGACCGTGCCCCCGGAGTCGGAGGAAGCTTCCAACCGCGGCATGTTCGTGCGCGCGGGTGAGCAGGGCTTGTCGGTTATTTCCTTGGATGAGGTCGTGCTCTCCTTATCGGAAGAACAGGTGCAGGAGCTTTCCGATGACGACGAGATCACCATCCACTCCACCGAAGACGCCACCACGGTTTCTGTCGGTGAGTACTCGGAAAAGTCGACTGAAGATCTGCGCCCGCAAGTTGTTGGTGTCTTTACTGAAATCGAAGACACTCCAGAAAACCTGGAGCAGCTTTCTGAGGCCGGACTCAATGTCCACGTAGACATTAACTCGCGCTTTACCTCTTCACCGACCACCATCAAACTGGTGGCGATGATTGGTGGTCTCATCATGATGCTGGCCGCGCTGGTCTGCATCGCGCGCCTGGATCGCCTCGACGGCAAGAAGATCAGCTTCATGCCGGCCACCTGGAAGCAGATCCGCCCACTCGATGGTGTGGTTTCGGCCGTCCTGGTCTTCTGGCACATCTTTGGTGCCAATACCTCCGATGATGGCTTTATTTTGACCATGGGTCGGGTCAAAGAGCACGCGACGTACATGGCCAACTACTACCGTTGGTACGGCGTACCGGAGGCACCTTTTGGTACTCCGTACTACGACCTCGTGGCCCTGTTGTCTAATATCTCGGCCACCTCGGTCTTCATGCGCATTCCGACGCTGATTGCGGCAATATTGACGTGGTTTATTCTCTCGCGAGAAATCCTGCCGCGCTTTGGCCCGATGATTAATGATCGTCGCGTTGCGCACTGGACCGCCGCGTTTATGTTCTTGGCATTCTGGCTGCCATACAACAACGGCATCCGCCCAGAGCCCATCGTTGCCTTCGGCGTCATTTTCACCTGGGCATCCTTTGAGCGCTCCATCGCCACCTCGCGCATGCTGCCAGCAGCAGTAGGCACCATCGCCGCTACCTTGACGCTTACGGCAGGACCTACTGGCCTGTTGGCCGTTGGCGTATTCTTGGTCAGCTTGCCGGCGCTATTTAGCATCTTCAGCCGCCGCAAAGACTCCGCCGGTGGTTGGCTGCCACTGATTGCACCGTTCTTAGCCGTGGGTACGTCCGTGCTCGCTTTGGTCTTTAGTGATCAAACCTTGGCCACCGTCTTGGAATCCACCCGCGTGCGCTCCGCAGTGGGTCCATCGTTGAATTGGTACGACGAATACGTTCGCTACACCACATTGTTCGAGGGCTCCGTCGATGGCTCGCTGACGCGCCGCTTTGCGATGTTCACGATGCTCTTCGCCCTAGCCCTGATCATCTACGCCTTCATTCGTGACAAAAAGGTCCTGGGCACGTCCAAGGGACCAACCCAGCGCCTGTTGGTGATTATGGGTCTGAGCATGTTCTTCCTCATGTTCACCCCGACCAAGTGGACCCACCACTTTGGTATCTACGCCGGTATTGCTGGTGTGATTGCAGCTCTCGGCGCCGTGGTCTTATCGCAAATTGCGATGCGCTCCCCGCGCGCCCGCACCTTCGCCGTGGCCTCAGTGGTCTTCCTCATGGCTATTTCTTTGGCCGGCTGGAACGCCTGGTGGTACGTGTCTTCCTTCGGTGTTCCGTGGTGGGACCGATCCGTGCAATTTAAGACCATCGAAGCCTCCACCGTGGTCATGGTCATCGGCCTTATCATCGTCGCCATCGGCATCGTCCAAGCACTGCGCCATAACTACCGCAAGAACCACGGCATCGAACAGCCACAAGTTTCCGCCAAGCGCTGGACGAGCATTTTGTCCGCGCCGCTGGCCATCGCATGCATTGCCATCGTGGCCTTCTCCTGCCTGTCCTTTGCCAAGGCCTATATTTCCCAATCGCCGAGCTACTCGGTCGGCCAAGGCAACTTAAAGGCCATCGGCGGCAATGAGTGCCAGCTGGCGGATGCGGCATTGATCGAGACCAATACCAATGAGTCTTTCCTAACTCCAGTTACTGGTGATCTCGGCGAATCCCTGATCAATCCTGAGGAAGATAACCGCGGATTTGATCCGAACTTCATCCCCGAAGACATTGAGCCGGAGAACCTCAACTCCGCGTCTGTGGGTGCGATTGGTTCTACCCAGACCGGTTCCACCTCCTCTGATTCTGAGCAAGCTACCTCCGGCACCGATCCCTCATTGGGCGGTCAAACCGAGGAGCAAAGCAATGCTTCGAGTCCGCAGGCCAATGCCGAAAATGTCACCGATACTTCCTCCGGTGGTATTCGCGGCACCGACGGCGTTAATGGTTCCACCATGCACCTGCCGTTTAACTTGGACTACACCAAGGTGCCAGTACTAGGCTCTTATGACACCGGCCAGCGCGGTACCTCTGAGGTCACCACACAGTGGTACAACCTGCCGGAAGCTCCTGGGGAAAACACCCCGGTGCTGTCGGTTGCGGCTGCCGGCGATATCTACCACCACGATGTCAATGACGTTGAGCAAGAGGGCATGGAACTGACCTTGGAGTACGGCACCCTCGGCGAGGGCGATGAGGTCACCAACACCGGTGAGCTAGAGCTTCGCGATGTCGGCGCTTCCCCCAAGTGGCGCAACCTGCGCATCGCGCTGGATGAGATCCCAGACGACGCCAATGTCGTTCGCCTCGTGGCTGTCGATGACTCCACGGACGAAGATTCCTGGTTGGCCTTTACCCCACCACGCGTGCCGGAGCTGACGACCTTGAATTCGCAGTTTGACTCCTCCATGCCCGGCTTGCTGGATTGGTCGACCGCCTTCCAGTTCCCATGCCAGCGCACCTTCGATCACTTCGCTGGTGTCACGGAGATTCCGGAATACCGGATTTTGCCGGATGCTCCGGCACAGAATTCGCTGACGGACTTCCAGTCCTTCTCCGGTGGTGGCGCGATGGCAACAGCCGAAGCTGTGAACTACTCCTATGAGATCCCGTCCTACCTGGACGGCGACTGGGCTCGCGATTGGGGCGCAATCCAAAAGTATGAACTGCGCACTAACTCCCAGGGCGTCACCCCAGATCCGGCGGATATCAACTACGAGGAAATCACCCGCTCCGGCTGGTGGCAAAACTCCGAGATGAAGATCCGCAAGGAAGGCGAAGAATAA
- a CDS encoding galactan 5-O-arabinofuranosyltransferase, with amino-acid sequence MTVTDSAEAHQPASSSPVRDSRPLTPATRDTTSFLGVLLGMAAAAIGGGVVTLAAWFVFKQVSLPAFSTSMVTRGLSTAGIVATVVIVAGLLYLWTKRGVAGQGPLSWLTVVVAYLSPALIVISSLGMPLSATKLWLQGIQVDQVFRTQFLTRMTVEGGYADMNYADMPTFYPMGWFWLGGRMANLLGLQGWEAFQPWSLVSIAMACCILVPVWQRLTGSLPLGTIIALATTALTLTLAVEEPYSAVIALGVPAAAIMCSRAFHGSWGSTVGLLVFLGISATFYTLFTGAIAVTVVSFVAVVTALVERSFKPILRLLVIGFGSLAIAAVAWGPYVLAVLQADFPTETAAQHYLPAEGTEVPVPFLAPSLVGLLCLIGIVYLVARIKNVHIRTLGWALIGVYLWIVASMILPLLGTSLLGFRLEILVVLIMATAGVLGLAHAYEKYRTREHLTAVVTVITALAGIFYMQEIPAEHQTALDNAYSDTDGNGERADKFPADSARYYEEIDGFFQDHNVDVVMTDEKLFMAYYPYYGFNAFTAHYANPLGQFKQRNEEMSTWAENSWDQTPEEFVETLENNPWDVPDAMIFRGDIDSPDDGYKEHLAVDIFPNQPNVRYDAILFDPEVFNDSEYWDVEQIGPFVVVARVN; translated from the coding sequence ATGACTGTGACCGATTCAGCGGAGGCTCATCAGCCTGCCTCCTCTTCTCCCGTGCGCGATTCGCGTCCTTTGACCCCTGCTACTCGCGATACCACGAGCTTTTTGGGTGTCTTGCTGGGCATGGCAGCGGCAGCCATTGGTGGCGGCGTTGTCACCCTTGCCGCCTGGTTTGTGTTCAAGCAGGTCTCTTTGCCCGCTTTTAGCACTTCCATGGTCACTCGCGGTTTATCTACCGCGGGCATTGTTGCCACGGTCGTCATTGTGGCCGGCTTGCTCTACCTGTGGACCAAACGGGGCGTGGCTGGCCAAGGACCTCTGTCCTGGCTGACCGTGGTGGTGGCATATCTTTCACCGGCGCTGATTGTGATCAGCAGCCTGGGCATGCCACTGTCGGCTACTAAGTTGTGGCTGCAAGGTATCCAGGTTGACCAGGTCTTTCGCACCCAGTTCTTAACCCGCATGACCGTCGAGGGCGGCTATGCGGATATGAACTACGCCGATATGCCCACCTTCTACCCCATGGGTTGGTTCTGGCTCGGCGGGCGCATGGCCAACCTCTTAGGTCTGCAGGGCTGGGAGGCTTTCCAGCCCTGGTCCTTGGTCTCTATCGCCATGGCCTGCTGCATCCTGGTTCCCGTCTGGCAGCGCTTGACTGGTTCGTTGCCGCTGGGCACGATCATCGCGCTGGCCACCACGGCATTGACGTTGACGCTGGCGGTGGAAGAGCCGTATTCCGCAGTCATTGCCTTAGGTGTTCCAGCCGCCGCCATCATGTGTTCCCGCGCCTTCCACGGCTCCTGGGGCTCGACCGTGGGCCTGTTGGTCTTTCTCGGTATTTCGGCGACCTTTTACACGCTTTTTACCGGCGCTATTGCAGTTACCGTCGTTTCCTTCGTCGCGGTGGTCACGGCACTTGTGGAGCGGTCATTTAAACCTATCCTGCGGCTTTTAGTCATTGGCTTTGGTTCGTTGGCCATCGCAGCGGTGGCCTGGGGTCCTTATGTGCTGGCCGTATTACAGGCAGATTTCCCCACGGAAACTGCAGCCCAGCACTACCTTCCCGCAGAAGGTACCGAGGTTCCTGTTCCGTTTCTCGCCCCATCATTGGTGGGCTTGCTGTGTCTGATTGGCATTGTCTACCTCGTAGCGCGGATCAAAAACGTACACATCCGCACCTTGGGCTGGGCACTCATCGGTGTCTACCTGTGGATTGTGGCCTCGATGATCTTGCCGTTGCTCGGCACCTCACTGCTAGGGTTCCGCCTGGAAATTCTGGTAGTACTCATCATGGCGACCGCCGGTGTTTTGGGTCTGGCGCATGCATATGAAAAATATCGCACACGTGAGCACCTCACCGCCGTGGTCACCGTTATCACCGCCTTGGCCGGAATTTTCTACATGCAAGAGATCCCAGCGGAGCACCAGACCGCACTTGATAACGCGTACTCCGATACCGACGGCAATGGTGAGCGCGCCGATAAATTCCCCGCGGACTCAGCACGGTACTACGAAGAGATTGACGGATTCTTCCAAGATCACAACGTTGATGTCGTGATGACGGATGAAAAGCTATTTATGGCCTACTACCCCTACTACGGCTTCAATGCTTTTACCGCGCACTACGCCAACCCGCTGGGGCAGTTCAAGCAGCGCAATGAAGAAATGTCGACGTGGGCAGAAAATTCCTGGGATCAAACCCCAGAGGAATTCGTGGAAACACTTGAAAACAATCCTTGGGATGTGCCGGACGCCATGATTTTCCGCGGCGATATTGATTCGCCGGATGATGGCTATAAAGAACACCTCGCCGTGGATATCTTCCCTAACCAGCCCAATGTCCGTTATGACGCCATCTTGTTTGACCCAGAGGTGTTCAACGATTCCGAATATTGGGACGTTGAGCAAATAGGTCCTTTCGTTGTCGTCGCTCGAGTGAACTAA
- a CDS encoding decaprenylphospho-beta-D-erythro-pentofuranosid-2-ulose 2-reductase, translating to MLNATGQAQHLLLLGGTSEIGLGIISEFLERGSAKVTLAARKDSPRIADSAKMLEAQGADVEIIDFDATDFESHPGVIDKAFARGDVDVAVVAFGTLGDQEELWQDQAKAVASAEINYTAPVSVGVLLGEKFKAQGHGTIVAMSSVAGMRVRRSNFVYGASKAGTDGFYVNLNEALRGSGANVVVVRPGQVRTKMSADAGEAPLTVDVDDVAKATVKAVLEGKESVFVHPLFQYVSLAFKFIPQTIFRRLPF from the coding sequence ATGCTTAACGCAACTGGACAAGCACAACACCTGCTGCTGCTCGGCGGTACCAGCGAAATCGGACTGGGGATCATCTCCGAGTTCTTAGAGCGCGGCTCCGCCAAGGTCACGCTCGCGGCTCGTAAAGACTCCCCACGTATTGCAGATTCTGCCAAAATGCTTGAAGCACAGGGTGCAGACGTGGAAATTATTGATTTCGACGCGACGGATTTTGAGTCCCACCCAGGGGTCATCGACAAGGCATTTGCCCGCGGCGATGTTGATGTGGCCGTGGTTGCCTTCGGCACCTTGGGCGACCAGGAAGAACTTTGGCAGGACCAGGCCAAGGCCGTGGCCTCTGCTGAAATTAACTACACTGCGCCGGTCTCGGTGGGTGTGCTGCTCGGCGAGAAGTTCAAAGCCCAAGGCCACGGCACCATCGTTGCTATGAGCTCTGTTGCTGGCATGCGCGTGCGACGCTCGAACTTTGTCTATGGCGCTTCCAAGGCTGGCACCGACGGTTTCTACGTCAACCTGAACGAAGCCTTGCGTGGCTCTGGCGCGAATGTTGTCGTTGTTCGCCCCGGTCAGGTTCGCACCAAGATGTCCGCTGATGCCGGCGAGGCACCGCTGACCGTGGACGTGGATGATGTTGCCAAAGCCACCGTCAAGGCAGTGCTGGAAGGCAAAGAGTCCGTCTTTGTCCACCCACTGTTCCAGTACGTTTCTTTGGCATTCAAGTTCATCCCACAGACGATCTTCCGCCGTCTGCCGTTTTAA
- a CDS encoding FAD-binding oxidoreductase yields MELHTTVKSLHGWGRTAPTTAHVLATADVDEIRQAVAMVADDNADKPEHLRRGIIARGMGRSYGDPAQNAGGLVIDMQSLNRIHSIDPETAIVDVDAGVTLDQLMKAALPFGLWVPVLPGTRQVTIGGAIGPDIHGKNHHSEGSFGDHVTSMDLLVADGRVLHITPEGSSDDPDAELFWATVGGMGLTGIILRASIRMTKTETAYFIADTERTSNLDETIAAHSDGSEHNYTYSSAWFDVISPEPKLGRSTISRGSLATLEQLKEFAPKLAADPLKFNAPQLMTVPDIFPSWTMNKLTLMAIGEAYYAMGSPAKNQINNLTQFYQPLDLIGEWNRGYGSKGFLQYQFVVPMDAVEPFKDIIRDMQKSGHYSALNVFKLFGPGNKAPLSYPMPGWNVCVDFPIRPGLGEFLDDLDKRVMEFGGRLYLAKESRTSAENFHTMYPGLEGWLKTRNNIDPMGVFASDMSRRLELR; encoded by the coding sequence ATGGAATTGCACACCACCGTAAAATCATTACATGGCTGGGGCCGCACGGCTCCAACAACCGCACATGTGCTGGCAACCGCTGACGTCGATGAAATCCGTCAGGCTGTTGCCATGGTCGCCGATGACAACGCTGATAAACCAGAACACCTTCGCCGCGGCATCATTGCTCGCGGTATGGGCCGCTCCTACGGCGACCCGGCGCAAAACGCTGGTGGACTCGTCATCGACATGCAGTCGCTGAATCGCATCCACTCTATTGATCCGGAAACCGCCATTGTTGATGTCGATGCCGGCGTTACTTTGGACCAATTAATGAAGGCTGCGCTGCCCTTTGGTTTGTGGGTGCCCGTACTACCCGGTACCCGCCAGGTCACCATCGGTGGCGCTATTGGACCAGATATTCACGGCAAAAACCACCACTCCGAAGGCTCTTTCGGTGACCATGTCACCTCCATGGACCTGCTGGTAGCTGATGGCCGCGTCCTGCACATCACCCCAGAGGGCAGCAGCGATGACCCAGATGCTGAGCTGTTTTGGGCCACTGTTGGCGGCATGGGTCTGACCGGCATTATCCTGCGCGCTAGCATTCGCATGACCAAGACCGAAACCGCATACTTTATTGCGGATACCGAGCGCACGAGCAACTTGGACGAGACCATCGCCGCGCACTCTGATGGCTCTGAGCACAACTACACCTACTCGTCGGCGTGGTTTGATGTCATCTCCCCGGAGCCAAAGCTTGGCCGTTCCACCATCTCGCGTGGTTCTTTGGCCACTTTGGAGCAGCTTAAGGAATTTGCACCGAAGCTGGCTGCTGATCCGTTGAAGTTCAATGCACCGCAGCTGATGACGGTGCCGGATATCTTCCCATCCTGGACCATGAACAAGCTGACCTTGATGGCTATTGGTGAGGCGTACTATGCCATGGGCTCACCTGCGAAGAACCAAATCAATAACCTCACGCAGTTCTACCAACCGCTGGATCTCATTGGCGAGTGGAACCGCGGTTATGGCTCCAAGGGCTTCTTGCAGTACCAGTTCGTGGTTCCGATGGATGCGGTGGAGCCTTTCAAGGACATCATCCGCGATATGCAAAAGTCTGGCCACTACTCCGCGCTGAACGTCTTCAAGCTTTTCGGCCCTGGTAACAAGGCACCGTTGAGCTACCCCATGCCTGGCTGGAATGTCTGCGTGGACTTCCCTATCCGCCCAGGTCTGGGAGAGTTCTTGGATGATTTGGATAAGCGCGTGATGGAATTCGGCGGCCGTTTGTACCTGGCTAAGGAATCCCGCACCTCCGCTGAGAATTTCCACACCATGTACCCAGGCCTTGAGGGCTGGCTGAAAACCCGCAACAACATTGACCCCATGGGCGTCTTCGCCTCCGATATGTCACGCCGCCTCGAGCTGCGCTAA
- a CDS encoding MFS transporter, which yields MTQTPPNAVVDPVDTRKGGLPLLMAVLLAAAVAFQLNASMLSPVLPPMAVELDTDEATVGLTQTAFFTGGALCGLFLPRLSDIVGRRKILLLMLSVMALGGVIAALAPNIGVLMFARALQGIAGPTIPMTLIILRSQVKNEVRLGTLLGLVAAINGGVAGVDVLVSGWMAENWGFRSVFWLIAIVGFIAVAMVAIWAPESKPSSGIKVDWWGALFLVISVCAITLAVNEAGKAGNANWIAVIIGLVIGLAVFAVFWKWENKHDQPLVAPKYLKRRSTWGLLLTTVLTMTGIFAAVNGVAVSLAQNPDAGFSMSADAASLFLLAPYALIGLVVGPFAGRFAPVIGYGNLLRIGNAASALLLLLLAFVGVHSKSVLIIAVILLGITYAGIGNIVLNNLGVVNSPKDNEGFLPGMNSAAFNLGAGVSFAILPVFMVAGSPAGSDSLAGYTTAFLVGAIILGISVATSLFIPKVTAAEAEGAVV from the coding sequence ATGACACAGACCCCTCCGAACGCCGTCGTTGACCCCGTTGATACCCGCAAAGGTGGCCTCCCGCTGCTGATGGCGGTGCTCTTGGCTGCTGCGGTGGCCTTCCAGCTCAACGCATCCATGCTGTCTCCGGTGCTGCCACCCATGGCGGTGGAGCTTGATACCGATGAAGCCACGGTGGGGTTGACCCAAACCGCGTTCTTTACCGGCGGTGCGCTGTGTGGACTCTTCCTCCCGCGACTGTCCGATATCGTCGGCCGGCGCAAGATCTTGCTGCTGATGCTCTCGGTGATGGCACTGGGTGGTGTGATCGCAGCGCTTGCTCCCAATATCGGAGTGCTCATGTTCGCTCGTGCGCTGCAAGGTATTGCCGGCCCCACCATTCCGATGACCCTGATTATCCTGCGCAGCCAGGTCAAAAACGAGGTTCGCCTGGGCACCTTGCTGGGCCTCGTCGCTGCTATTAACGGCGGTGTCGCGGGCGTGGACGTGCTGGTATCCGGTTGGATGGCAGAGAACTGGGGCTTCCGCTCGGTGTTCTGGTTGATTGCCATCGTCGGCTTTATCGCCGTAGCCATGGTTGCTATCTGGGCACCAGAATCCAAGCCATCGAGCGGCATCAAGGTCGACTGGTGGGGCGCACTGTTTTTGGTCATCAGTGTTTGCGCCATTACCTTGGCGGTCAATGAAGCAGGCAAGGCCGGCAACGCCAACTGGATTGCCGTCATCATTGGCTTGGTCATCGGGCTCGCGGTATTCGCCGTCTTTTGGAAGTGGGAAAACAAGCACGACCAGCCACTGGTTGCGCCGAAGTACCTCAAGCGCCGTTCCACCTGGGGGCTGTTGCTGACCACGGTGTTAACCATGACTGGCATCTTCGCCGCCGTCAATGGCGTGGCTGTGTCTCTGGCGCAAAACCCCGACGCAGGTTTTAGCATGAGCGCGGATGCCGCCTCCCTATTCTTGTTGGCCCCCTATGCTCTTATCGGTCTCGTCGTAGGCCCCTTCGCAGGCCGCTTTGCACCAGTTATTGGCTACGGTAACCTGCTGCGTATCGGCAATGCTGCTTCCGCACTATTGCTTCTGCTTCTAGCGTTCGTCGGCGTGCACTCCAAGAGCGTGCTGATTATCGCGGTCATTTTGCTGGGTATTACCTACGCCGGCATTGGCAATATTGTGCTTAATAACTTAGGTGTAGTGAACTCGCCGAAAGATAATGAAGGCTTTTTGCCCGGCATGAACTCCGCGGCCTTTAACTTGGGCGCTGGTGTTTCCTTCGCCATTCTTCCGGTCTTTATGGTCGCTGGTTCCCCCGCTGGTTCGGACTCTCTTGCAGGCTACACCACTGCATTTTTGGTCGGCGCCATCATCTTGGGTATCTCGGTAGCGACCTCGTTGTTTATCCCGAAAGTCACAGCTGCGGAAGCTGAAGGCGCAGTGGTTTAA